The genomic interval attcttttattattgttttgaatATTGATCTGACAtcttaaactttaatttaaaaggTATTAGAAAAGTTCTCTTTCacctctttatttttttaacataaagatggattcctcaatttttaagaaagaaTGTCAAACCAATTACAGATGAGCTAAGTTGAGGTTAGCCTCACTCGTCTCTGTTgaaatttagattttgaaaatttaacgagcgtatgtatatataaaaatgtGCAATGTATTTATACGCAGCAGTGTGAAAACAAATTATTAGCACCACCGATACCATCCATCCATCCATCAGCGCCTTTTCGATTCTCAAATTTGGGAACGAGAGAGGATGATGGAAGGTATGGTTCTGAAGCTCCCATACTTCCATTTCCAATTCCAGTTCCAATTCATAAACCCTAATCGTTGCATTTCATCTTCTCCTTTTCTCCGCTTCCGCAACCGCAGATTTTCCTCTCCCTTCTCAGTTTCTGCTTCTGCTTCCACCGCCAAGGAACCCGACGACTTCCATATCAACTCTCTTTCGCTTGGCCACACAACCCGTCCTGATTTCCCCATCCTCCATCAGGttcatgtttgatttttttattatctgtGTTTTTCTTTGGTAATTTGCCCGATTCCTATGTTTGCATGATCACTAAAGCCATTTATCGTCTATTTGGTTGTTAGTTCCTTCAAGGTTGTGAATCTCGTTATACTGACTATCGCTATTTAGTCTCAAGAGATTGTTATTGTACTCTATTGGCACTTTATGCGGTGGTGTTAGTGGCAATGTTGCTATTTGCAGGATGTAAATGGCTCCAAGCTTGTATACTTGGACAACGCTGCCACCTCTCAGAAACCTATTGCTGTGTTGAAAGCTTTGCAGAATTATTATGAGGCTTACAATTCAAATGTTCATCGTGGCATACACTCCTTGAGGTAGACTGTTTATACTTGGCTTGAAATGTGAATTAAAACGATGTCTTTCTGAACTAAAACCATTTGTAAATGTAGTGCGAAAGCAACTGATGAGTATGAGCGGGCAAGAAAGAAAGTTGCGTCTTTTATCAATGCTGGAGAAGCTAAAGAGATCGTTTTTACTAGGAATGCAACTGAAGCTATCAATCTAGTGGCTTATTCTTGGGGCCTAGCAAATTTAAAATCAGAAGATGAGGTGCGTAGCATGTTAGGCTACTGCATCAATATTAGTAGTTTAGGGCAAGTGATTTTCTTCTAAATATGTTCTGTTTAATGCACTTATAAGCTCTGATTCAGTAAGTGCATGTTGTTCTCCACATGGGATATTTAAACTGAAATACAGTTTGTTACTAATTATTATGCAGAAAAACAGGCTGTTCAATTCATAGTTACATGAGCTCTTTTGAGTAATTTGTATACTCATTGTCTCTTTCTCATTTCAAATCTGTAAATTTCAATGGTATACTTGTTTGTATTCTTGTCGATTGTCTAAGGTGGAGGCTTTAGGATTATGTGTTTGAATAATAGTGCTTTTGATTTCTACATCAAGATCATAAAGTTGCATCCATTATTTTGTAAGTGTGTATAGCCTGATACTGCATTAACTTCAACTTAATGATCTTTTCTTTCAGCGCAGATCATACTTACGGTTGCTGAACATCATAGTGCCATTGTTCCTTGGCAACTTGTAGCTGAAAGGACTGGTGCTGTCCTGAAGTTTGTGAATTTAGGTGAAAATGATGTCCCAAACTTAAAAGAGTTAAAGGAGATGTTTTCAACAAAAACGAAGCTTGTGGTTACCCATCATGTCTCAAATGTACTAGGTACACCCTTCTATTTTATATTTAGCATCATTATAATctgtttccttttcttttcattcaaTTTGTAAACATTGCTCAAGTGAAACAAGTAGTAggtgaatatttcaaactgaaATGTGATCATATTACTTCAGTTATTACACGTCAAGTGGAAACTTTTTAGGCTGAATagacataataaaattcaacgaGTAAAGGAAGGAAAAGAACTGCTGGACATCCTTCCTCCTCATGATATATGTCCCTTACGGTTGATGTCTTTCTGATAGTAACTCTATGTACATAGTGGACTTCAgtaagatttgatttttttctacAGCGTCTGTTCATCCAATTGAAGAAATAGTTGGCTTGGCACATCGTTTTGGGGCAAAAGTGCTAGTAGATGCATGCCAGAGTGTTCCACATATGGTCGTTGACGTCCAGGCGATTGGTGCTGACTTTCTTGTTGCTTCTTCACACAAGGTTAGGCTATTTTCTTATTAACGAAATCATTGGCCTTACATTTGTGCATATGAGGTTAAGGAATAAACATGCTTCAGATGTGTGGGCCTACAGGCATCGGATTTTTATATGGAAAGATTGATCTGCTGTCTGCAATGCCTCCATTCTTAGGTATGTTCTTTGAGAAAATAAGctatgaaaataaatatatatataaattaacttGCATCAACTTGTTAATGGAAAgtcattatttaattttcatatttggTCCTACATGGCTCTAGGTGGTGGAGAGATGATCTCAGATGTATTTCTTGACCATTCTACATTTGCACAACCTCCTTCCAGGTTGGTGAACTGCGGGGTGCAATTTTGTcttttgtctttttattttaacatgAAAATTTTCTCCaggtatttattttaaatgatatggAAAAGTTAGAACGTCCAATACAATACATAGGGCTGAATACACAAAATTATGGCACGAACTTTAGTACCCATAAGTTCCTATGTTGGCTGCTGTTTTGTGTGCTTTGATTCAGTATTATTTGTTTGCTCATCTTTTGTTCTCATACAGTTGGCTTAATTTCATAGTTGATAAATCATCTGTGGAGTCTTCATGAGTTCTAAACAACTGACTTCTTGAATGGTGCTAAAATTTTGTGATGACTTTTTAGTATTCATTAATTGATGCCATTTTACATATCATTTTGTCTTCTATGTGATCTCTTGATTTCCAGTTgcattttgatatttgtattaaaaagttattttggtGGATAATTTTCTGTCCTTAATTCCCTATTAATAACTTCCCTCTTCATTAGATTTGAGGCTGGGACACCAGCAATTGGAGAAGCAATTGGCTTGGGAGCTGCTATTGATTATTTGTCTGGAATCGGAATGCAAAAGATTCATAGTTATGAAGTGAGTCGATTGAAATTTGGCATATCTATCCCTTTctttgaggattttttttttggggtgaAAAAGTAGTGAATGTGCGAAGCAAGCAAATCAGGGTGTCAACTAAATACCTGCATAGTAAtggaattttttctttaatcaagGGATTTAGATGTTATTACTAGGTTACCTGGTACTCTGAAAATTTAGGATGAGATGATAAATATGTTTACGAGTTAGGATACTTAAGTCTAACACAAGGAGGTGCTGTCTGCTAACAGGAAGAATTGGCAAATTATCTATATGAAAATCTTCGTGTGGTCCCGAACATCCGCATATATGGCCCAGCTCCCACAGCTCATGTTCAACGTGCTGCGCTGTGTTCTTTCAATATTGGAGACATTCATCCAACGGACATTGCAACCTTTCTTGATCAACAGGTATGTCTCAGATTTGGCTCTTCTTTATGTAAACGTGCTCGAGTTTGGTCCCTATGGAAGGTTTTTCTGGGCttaaatcctattttgatcTTTAATCATGatcttcttttatatataattttttttccttttacttGATTACTATTTAGGACAAGTATTTACAATAGGCGGTGTGTTGAGTTGTTTTGAAACACGTCAATGACTGAATAGTTTTGATGTAAAATTGGAAgatttaaacataatttttaatttaaatgctAAGGAACCAAATTCAAATAATGATTAAAGTTTAgaattaaaatagaatttaatttaaaacataatttttaatttaaatgctAAGGAACCAAATTCAAATAATGATTAAAGTTTAGAACTAAAATAGAATTTCATTTAAATCCTTTCCTTAACCCTTTTCAGTCCCAAGGATTTGGGCCAATATCATGAGATTATATAACTAGAGTGAATCATTTACCTTTTATGGAtccttaaaatatttaaatgcaGCATGGTGTAGCCATTAGATCGGGACATCACTGTGCACAGCCCCTCCATCGGGCTCTCGGTGTCAGCTCAAGTGCGCGAGTTAGTCTTTACTTGTACAACACAAAAGAGGATGTGGACTACTTTATCCAGGCTCTAAACGACACGGTAAGTTTCTTCAACTCGTTCAAGTAAAGATCTGGTAATACCAAGACTTCCCGGTTTGACGGTCCACGGCTCAATCTCAAGGATTATTCTGTTTCTTGTTTTGAAGAAGATCGTCTTTCTTCTTGTTATGTTGAGCGTCCCCCTGTGACATTTACTACCAGATCCTTGCCCATATAATTTTCTTGTAAGACCATAGATTTCTCATAGTTTTAGACTCTAGtttatttataaactatttgaTTATGCTATGGTTTCATGGACTACATTTTCTCTCCACAATGGGATATTATCAATGTATATATTGTCAGTAGCACTCACCTGCCTTGGTTTTGTTTCAATACAGAAGTCTCAAGTTCCTTGGAATCAAAATTATAGTAACTTGGaggatttattaaatatatgggATTTTGTTACTGTAATGGGCTATGTTATATGGTAATTGCTAAGAGACATCCATAAATACAAGCTTTAAATATTTCAAGCTCACTTCCAAACCTGCACTATGTAGATGAACTATAAATGTTATCATTATTGGATGACTTAATAGATTTGTTATTACTATTGGATATACTTAATAACGTATATGTAAGTGATAGCTTTCTCTTGTAATagaatttgttattataatttgtaaaaaagaaaaaaaaaaagggaattaaactaataaactaataatgtacTATATTACATCTTTAATCAAATGATTAGAGGAAGTTAATGCATTGGGTAGGAGGGAGATACTCATGACGTGATGGTTGGTTATTGAAAATATTACTGATAggttaattattgaattatacTTAGTGTACTTTAATAATTGGACCATATTTTTGTGTTGGtgaaataatatattttcaaaatgaaataacatgcGATTCCAGAAGTAGGGGTATGCATCAGTTAGGGAGAAAATTGGCTCCAAACCGACCAATTAATAATGTACTATATTACATCTTTAATCAAATGATTAGAGGAAATTAATGCATTGAGTAGGAGGGAGATACTCATGACGTGACGATTGGTTATTGATTTCGTTTTCATGGAATATATTGTAGCGTGAAGTAATTGAAATATTATTGATAggttaattattgaataatacTTAGTGTACTTTAATAATTGGACTATACTTTTGTGTTGGtgaaataatatattttcaaaatgaaataacatgTTACTCCAGAAGTAGGGGGTGCATTAGGGAGAAAATTGACTCCAAACTGACCAATTAATAATGTACTATATTACATCTTTAATCAAATGATTAGAAGAAGTTAATGCATTGAGTAGGAGGGAGATACTCATGACGTGACGTTGGTTATTGATTTTCTTTCCATGGAATATATTGTAGCGTAGAGTGATTGAAATATTACTGATAggttaattattgaattatacTGAATGTACTTTAATAATTGGAccatatttttgtaaaataatatattttcaaaataaaataacatgtGACTTCAGAAGTAGGGGTGTGCATCAAGGGAGAAAATTGACTCCAAACTGACTAAATATAGTGTGAAATCCGCCCAGactgttagttttttttatttttatttatttatttatttttttatcaaccAATATAAGGTAATTGATTTGACGAAGTATTATTGTTAGGTTAACATAATttgtaactttttaaaatttaaataaaaaaatagacttGAACTTGGGTTGATGGtagtatatttattttttaaaataaaaattaaaaaaattaaaaaaattaaaaaaagcaaTANAATAGACTTGAACTTGGGTTGATGGtagtatatttattttttaaaataaaaattaaaaaaattaaaaaaattaaaaaaagcaaTATATATATCGGtttattttccaaattttttatataaaaatcggTCGTTTCAGTGCCTATATGCACATGTGATGTGAGTTTGTCCCATTAAggtataatattttattgtacGTGCAATCAACAAAACTTATGAATTTTTATAGAAAGTAtttccaaaattgaattaaCAAGAGTCATCGAAGTTGACTATTtgatttgacaaaaaaaatctATTGATTCCgtatatgttatttatttatttaaaatctattttttccattcacattaaaaagttaaatataaaaaataaaaaaaattgagacttGGGGCCCATAAAATTTCGGGACCTAATTGTTCTAAATTTTAACCAGTTGGAACATACTTTTgtaaacttttgaaaaaaacaaatttaatttctaaaaaaaaaaaaaagaaaaatttggatatttCTTTTCCTGTAATATAGCTcaaattagataaatataatataaatccaaataagaaaaatattataaacagATAGTCTGATTTGATGTAAAAGGAAAATCCttattaaagaaggaaaaaaactgTTATccattaatattttcaaaataaatttttggaaCATACTTACCTAGTGTATTTTCTTCGGATTAAATTTGATATTCGTCGGGACTAAAGTTGATATTCATTGAgagtatatataaatttaaacatttgtaATGAAttaagactaaaattgaacaaatctaaattataaagttaaaatttaaataacatataacctaaaaaagataaaagcagATCAAGATTAAACTATAATAAAAgatttatagaaaatataaactttttttttaaaaagagacTTATATAAATTTTTGGTTAAGGTCCCAAATTACTCTGCTTAGTTAGTCTTACGGTGTGATTCCACCTTCAAGTTCAAGCTTCCTAAAAGTTCGTCCAATTATTAGCtattcaacaaaagttgtgTTCAtctgtaaaaaagaaaaaacctcaGGGGAAGCTTTTATTTGAATCATCCATGGATTTTGATCGAACTCAAAGCGAAAACGAAAGAAGAAACTTACATGGAGGAAGATTTAACCTAAACGCAGCTCCTCAATCAAGAATCGCAAGAGTAATATCTCGATCACTGTTCTTCGCTGTGATTCTCCTCTTAATTCCTCACATTGGTCCTGTATTCAACGAGAACGACCAAGGAAAATTCTTCTCCTTCGATTCAACAAACCCTTACTCCATAACCAAACTAGAATTCTATGACTTAATCGACGAGTTGAAAACCGCCGAAATTCTCACAGAAGGTAAAAGGAGCCTTGTGTTAATTCCACGATCGAATTTAAATACCGAAGCTCCGAATCATTATGCAGATTTTCTGAGAAGAATGGGAGCCGATGTAGTAATAGAGAACAATTTTTTGTCAGGAGGTTCGTTTGAGAACGAATCGTTTGATATTGTGTTCACGGTAGGGCAATTCGGAGCTGGACTTGTTGACCGTGTTCTTAAAAGCGGCGGCGCAGTGGTTGTTCCGGCGAAAGATATAACTGTAAATGTGTATCTTGATGAGTTGAAATATACGTGCGTATATTTGAAGCCTTACAGTGTTGAATCCATCATCATGGTGGTGGTGAAACCAAGGCCGCCGGATCAATCAGAGGCCGGTGAGTTACGCCGACGCCCAAATTGGCGGTACCATAAATTATGATTGCCTGATCCTTTTAGTGCACAAAAGACTTGGTGgggacattttttttcttttttttttctcatcaatttttttctttttaggttagatttattattatttttttcttttgaggcttcatattattctttgtgtagttaatttttttttatatgaaatactttttactaattgaattatttttatgaaactTTTTGCTTTTAATTGCCCAAATTGGCGGTACCATAAACTTTTTGCTTTCATAGCTATTTCACATtgatttaaaacttttttagaTTGTGTTTAGctttagttttaaaatgttttgttTTAGTTCATAACTTTTACAGAagtaattatttgaataattcttgttaattttttttattaacaatttaatataaaatagtatCAATTTGAAAACCtaatagttgattttttatcaaaaagagagagaaaaaaaaccctaatacTTGATCTACTATATGTctttgaatttgaaaacttgCCCAAGCCTCTTAGATAATGAATGAAGCACATGCTTGTAGTTTCTATGAAATAAAAAAGTGACAATACCTCTTATTTTCACTTTAAATTTGCTTTTAAAGCTCCCTTGGCTAGGCTAactatttcaattttagtttttctttttctttttctttttctttcttttaaatttatgttggtTTCTACCCAAAATTTTATGTATGggtttcaccttttttttttttcctttaaattttaagaaacacttgaaattttagtaaaattatgaaaacataGGTTTTTAAAACTATAGCCTCATTTAGTagtaatttgaatttttgttttttattttttaaaattaaagtttatgaacacatttcatctttaaatttcttgctttcttATCTATCTTCCACTTAATttcttgaaaactaaaaaagtagtttaaaacaaaaagttaaaaagtcaaactcttttacttaaaaatGGGAAAAATCATCCCAAGAAATTAAGAGGaagtagacttaattttcaaaaaaataaaaaaaataaaaaataaaaaaacccaaatagttaccaaataggACGCATTTTTTTAGTTTGTAAAACTTGGTT from Benincasa hispida cultivar B227 chromosome 10, ASM972705v1, whole genome shotgun sequence carries:
- the LOC120089485 gene encoding cysteine desulfurase 1, chloroplastic — protein: MMEGMVLKLPYFHFQFQFQFINPNRCISSSPFLRFRNRRFSSPFSVSASASTAKEPDDFHINSLSLGHTTRPDFPILHQDVNGSKLVYLDNAATSQKPIAVLKALQNYYEAYNSNVHRGIHSLSAKATDEYERARKKVASFINAGEAKEIVFTRNATEAINLVAYSWGLANLKSEDEIILTVAEHHSAIVPWQLVAERTGAVLKFVNLGENDVPNLKELKEMFSTKTKLVVTHHVSNVLASVHPIEEIVGLAHRFGAKVLVDACQSVPHMVVDVQAIGADFLVASSHKMCGPTGIGFLYGKIDLLSAMPPFLGGGEMISDVFLDHSTFAQPPSRFEAGTPAIGEAIGLGAAIDYLSGIGMQKIHSYEEELANYLYENLRVVPNIRIYGPAPTAHVQRAALCSFNIGDIHPTDIATFLDQQHGVAIRSGHHCAQPLHRALGVSSSARVSLYLYNTKEDVDYFIQALNDTVSFFNSFK